The following is a genomic window from Adhaeribacter radiodurans.
TCGATCCTGGTAGCAGAAGATTTGGGGTTTGTAGCTTTAACCGTAAGTACAATTGCACGCTTGATATTCTGTATGGCAGATGCTAATTCAGGATTATCTTGTAAACGGTTATTGCCCGAACCGTTTTTGGGAGGATTGTTTTGCGGCACGGTGAATGGATCCAGAAAATCGTTACGTAATCCGGAAGTATGAGCGTAACAAATGGGGCTGCTGTTTTCAGAATCTTCTCTATCTGTTGAAGGTAAAAATAGATTATGCAAGAGATCCAACAATTCTATTTCTTTTCTCTCCGAATTTTCTTCCAGGTTTAACGAAGCTAATAAATATTTAATATTTTCCAGAAAAGCTTCCTTGGCCACCCGGTTGGGTCTAAGAAAAGCTTCCGCTTTATAAATGTCTGATTTTAATGTGGGTGGGCAAGCAGAAAACATACGAATATTTTATCCAGGTAGTCTTAAGATTATACCCTGTTTTTTAATATTGGTTAACTGTCAGGATCGGTATTTGTTTTTGCAAAATAATGGTTGTAGGTATTATAGATTTGAGTTATCGCCCAAGTACTTTAAAATTCAGTTTTTCTCCAGTCCCAAATACTTAACCACTGCTAAGGTTAATAGTTAATTTAATGTATTTTTCAGTTCCAATTTAGGGTTACCGGCAAAATGATGTAATTTAGGTAATAATTTGATTTTGAGGAAAAAGTGAGGTGTTTTCTATCGTGCATTTGAACCTTTAGTTGCTTTTAAAAAGTTGTTATACTACCATCTGTTCCGTTATACTAAGAAACGCGAATTAAGCGTTACCGAAATGATGATAGATTACTTATTCCGGTTTTAAATTTAAATAAACCGACTGCCTGGTATATAGTTTAATGATGAATCCAATAAGGGGAATAGCTTGGCAGGAGCAATATTGGAAAATAAAGAGATTACTGAATAAAATTTAAATAATTAAATCATGGCAACAGTATTTTTGTTTTTAGGAGACGTTGGTGGCTCTGAACTAATGGTTATTCTCCTGGTGGTATTAGTGTTTTTTGGAGCCAAACGTATTCCGGAACTCGCCCGGGGATTGGGTAAAGGTATTCGGGAGTTTAAAGATGCCACGAACGGAATTAAAAATGAAATAGAAAATACAGTCGAAAAAGATAGAAAGGAACAGCTTTAAAAGCTGAATTTCTGGCACTTTGCTGTATTAAAAGTAGCAAATAAGCTATCCGGACAAAATTATAATTATAGGCAGCCTTCAAATAAATTAATCCTGGCCATTGCTTCAGGTTATTTTTGAGGCTGCCTAAAATTTTATTTACCTATAAACATACCTTTTTAACCTCTTCTTTATTACCTGCTGCAACTCAAGTAGTAGACAGTTAAAAATAATAATACCATTCATTCGGGATAAGAAATCCCCCCTGTGGAAAGGAGCTATTCTATTCCAATTCGTGAGCTACTTAGCCAACAAATTTCCTTCTCAAGGACTGAAATAAACGGTGAAAACAGTAGAAAGATATTATTGAATGTTGTTACCTATACAGCTAATGCCTGTTTGTATAAGTAAGTGCTTATGTAAACCTATAAGCCTGCTAATTAAATTATTTTAATTTAACATTATGGAGCAAGAAAATTGGTTGATACTTGTTTAGTATTACTTACTAAAAAGCATAACCCACCGAAAGCCAAACTTGCATATCTAAGTAGCCCTTAGCGTAGGTGTTAGGATTGGCTTGGTTAAGGTGAATGTACCGGCCATAACCTAAACTGGTTTGCCCGTCCAATACTATTTTACTTTTAGAAAAATAAGCTAAGCCGAATGAGCCGCCTCCCCGAATAGAATTAGAAGAAAAATTTCTAGTTGAAAAACCAAACCAACCAGCATTATTCGATTGCCCTTCCGTTTGAATGGTGCGCTTCAAGGTTCCTGTGTAAACGGCCATGTACGGATTTAATTTACTAAATTCCATATCCCCCAAATACTTTTTTGTTCTTATTAAAAAGCCTTGGTATTGATAATGGTCCGTGAAAAAGAAAAAATTGAATTCGCCTTGGACAAAAGAAATTTCGGCACTATATCCTCGCTTAAAGATTTTTTCTAACGAAAAGGTAGGTTTTTGAGCAATTAAACTGAACAAATTAGTTTTTACTAACACTCTTTTTTCTAAAGAACGGGTTAGTTTCTGCGAGTAGCCCAGTAATGAATAAAATAAAAACAAAAGCCAGATACTAGATAGTACAAGTTTTTGCATAAAATACTAGTCTAAGGAATTTAGGGCGCTTTAAAAAGTACAATTTATATTACAAATGAATAAGAATAAAAGAAAAGCAACTGAACCTAAATTAATAATACGATCGTAAGTAAAGAACTGCACAAAATAGATTTAGAGATATTCTGTTGAAAGGCTATTTGCTAAATAAATTTTTACTTAAAAATACGTTTTTTTATGGATCCAATGAAAATAATATCGGCTTTAGCTTTGCCCGCCGCAGTAGTGGTTTTGAGTATACGGATGTTCCGTTTAGTAAAAAATAAAGCTTAAGAAAAATTGATTTTCCTGGTGTAAAAGGGTTAGAACACCTTTTACACCAGCATCATCGTTTATTTAACGGCCTTTTTAACGTTCACTGCCGTTAATCCTTTCGGAGTAGATTCCACTTCAAAGGTTACCATATTATTTTCTTTGATGGCATCAACTAAACCGTTCTGGTGCACAAAAATACTTTCCTGCGTCTGCTGATCTTTAATAAAGCCGTATCCTTTAGATTCGTTAAAGAATGATACAACTCCTTGGCGGGTAGTTTCAACAGGTATGTCTTCCTGTTTGGGTACGCCAATCCGAATATCTTCGAGGGCAATATCTTTTTTTGATTTCGGATCAGGGGGAGTAGAGGAGAAGTTGCCAAATTCATCTACGTAAGCGATCATCGAATCTAAACTTTGACCTTTACTGGCATTTGCTTTACGCTCTTCTCTTTTTTCTTCTTTATCCTGCCGTTTTTTTTGCTTTTTCTTTTCGTTTTCTTTTTTATTAAAGGTTTCCTGTGATCTGCCCATGCTTTGTTTTTTAGGGTTTGTGCGCTTAGACCGTATGTGCGTCATACGGCCGGCTATGGATTCTTAATAAAGATAAGAAATAAACTTTTCTTTTACCGTATTTCTTAAAGATATCTATTACAACTGGCGATAATTGATCATAATTCCATTAAACAAGAATTTATTACTTTGTTTTTGAGCCAGATTTTAAAAAAGGATAGAGCGGAGTAATGTTCTATAAATATTTATATATTGGAGTTTAGAATTGTTAATTTTTTACTTAAATAAGTATTAAGTAGCCCAGGCACCTTGCCCTTTTTGGTAGGGTACGTTCCCATCATAACGTCCGGGGGCTTCAACATACCGTAAAGCTTTGGTGGCCCCAATCTCCGATGTGCAAAATCCTAATATGGTAAGCTGCCGCATCATGGTAAAAAAGTGAACCGGCGGGCCATCTACCGTTAGATACTCTCTTCGGCCAGGCTTTGTTTCCAAGGTATTTGCCCTCTGCTCCGCGTCCAGTTTTTTTAGATATTCGAGCTGAGATTTTGTATCTCCCTCCAGAAAATTTTTGCCATAGGCTGTTTTAAAATCAATTTTAATTCGATGGAGTCCGGCGGTAAATACTTTTTGCTGGTCCTCCCTATAGCAATCCGAAACCATCATAGCCATAAACGGTCCAATGTTGGCGTCATTTGCGCCGGGCTTACCATTAATAGCAGGTAAAATAATACCCCCGATTTCGTGTAGTATTTTCTCGTCTTCCGGGGTAAATAACGAGCTCGGGTGGGCATTCTGGTTTAGGTGTAAACCCGCCGCAAAAGCCTCGCCGCCAATTACGGTGCCACCTACTATTAAGGCTACTTTAGATAAGGCTTCTCTTCTGTTCATGTTCAGTTATAAATTACGGTTAAGGATTTCTTAAATATTTTGTTTTTTTAATTCACTCACCGCAAAGTCGGCGGCCCGGGCCGTAATGGCCATAAAAGTAAGGGAAGGATTTTGGCAGGCCGAGGAAGTAAAACAAGAACCATCCGTTACAAATACATTTTTAGCATCCCAAATCTGGTTAAATTTATTTAATACTGATGTTTTGGGATCGTGACCCATGCGGGCAGTGCCTACCTCGTGAATAGCGCCACCTGGTTTGTAGCCCGGGTCATTGCCGTTTACATTTTTTAGACCCGCGGCTTCCAGTATTTCTTTGCCGGCTTCCAGCATGTCCAGGCGCATTTTTCTTTCGTTTTCTTTTAACTCGCAATCAATGGTTAAAGTAGGCAGCCCCCATTTATCGACATCTTTTATATTTAGCGTAACTTTATTTTCGCGGTAGGGTAGCATTTCCCCAAAAGCTCCCATGCCAAAAGTCCAGTTGCCTGGCTCAGTAATTGCCTCCATTAAATCTGCGCCAATGCTATATTCGGCTACATTACGAGTCCAATTGCCCCTACTAGCCGAGCCTTGGTAACCGTACCCTCGTAAAAATTCACTTTTTTCGCCGTTTATATTCCGGAAGCGCGGCACGTATATACCCGATGGATTGCGGCCATAAACATATTTATCCTCAAAGCCCTCCGCTTCACCACTTACCCGAACGCCTAAATGGTGATCCATTAAATTATAACCTAATTGGTCGCTGCTGCTGCCTAAGCCACCGGGCCAGACCTCGGTAGCCGAGTTCATGAGCAACCAGGTGGAATTTAAGGTAGAGGCGCAAACAAAAACAATTTTAGATTTAAACTGGTAAGTTTGGTTACTTTCGGCATCTATAATTTCTACCCCGGTTGCTTTCTTTTTGTCCCGGTCATATAAAATGCGGGTTACTATGGATAAAGGTCGTAAGGTTAACCGACCGGTTTTCATAGCGGCAGGCAGGGTAGAGGATTGGGTGCTAAAATAACCGCCGTAAGGGCAACCTAAGGCACATTTACTCCGGCTTAAACAGTTGCGGTCGCCTAGGGGTTGGGTTAAGTTGGCGGTACGGCCGCTAATCATGGTGCGCTTACCTTTAAAATGAGCCGTTATTTTAGTAGATATATCCTGCTCCACGCAGTTTAATTTAATAGGCGGCATAAATTCCCCGTCGGGTAGTTGGGGTAAATTATCTTTGTTACCGCTGATGCCGGCAAACTTTTCGACGTAACTGTACCAGGGGGCCAAATCTTTATAGCGGATGGGCCAGTCAATGGCAATACCTTCTTTCGCATTTCCTTCAAAATCCATTTCGCTGAAACGGTAACTTTGCCGCCCCCACATTAATGATCTGCCGCCCACGTTATAGCTCCGGTACCAGTTAAATGGCTTGGTTTGAGTATAAGGCGCTCCTTCTACCTCGGTAGAAACACTAAACTTACCCGGCGAGTAAACCGATTTATCTTTGGCGGCAATAGCTGCCTCCATAATAGCTTGTTGCGGCATATAGCCCCGGTACTTGTTATCCCAGGGCGTTCTGGTAGCGTTAACGTAATCTTTTACGTGCACTACATTGTGGCCCCGTTCCAACATTAATACTTTTAAACCTTTTTCGGTCAGCTCTTTTGCTGCCCAGCCACCGCTCACCCCGGAGCCAATTACAATTGCATCATAAGTTTGTGTAGCCATAATTAAATTTTTACCTGAATTGATTGTTAATTGATTTAAAAGTAATGGTAGATACATGCTGAAGCAGGGAAAAAGCTAAACTTGAATCAGTTTTAAGCCATTGGGAATCTACAGCTTAGAAATATATTTATTTGTGGTAATATATTCTAACTATTTACTTAAAAACTTTTTTTAATTTTTTTAGGTGGCATTCCTTTGTTAAGATTGAATGTTGCGTGTAAGGAGGCGAGTGCGGGAATCCGGGCGAAAAGCTATTTCTTAAAAATAAAATACTTTATGCGTAACTTTCTGACCAGATCGTTAAGGAATAATGCGGGAGAAAGAACAAATAGTAAAAAACCAGGAAAAAAATAAGACGCCAACAACCGATTATATCCTGGAAGGTACCAGCATAACCACCATTACTTATAAAGATATAGTAAAACACAGTGCCCCGGAAGTACTCGCCACCATTGGTTCCTCCTACGAAGTTTATCCCACGTTTCTAACTTTAAACCATGGGGCTTTTACTTTTTCGGGCAGAACCGAGGCAATTCCGGAGGTAAAAGTAGTACAGTACCCGGAAACTATTTGGCTGTCCTGCCCTTGTGCAGCACCTAAGATTAGTTTATGCGCCCACCAGGCCCAGGTGCTGCAAGCCTTAACTATCCGGCCGGAGTTGCGGGCGTTTTTTGATGTTCAACTGCGGCGCGAGAAAATAAAACCGACGGCACGCGATTACGGTTTGGCCGATGCCGAAAACTTAGATGAATATTTCGAACTGGAGTACTCCAATAAAACCCTTACGGTAACACCCCGGCAAAAAGAATTACTACCCGTAAATGCCGAAACAAAGGCTTATTTAGCAGAAGCATTATTGCCAGCCCCTAAATTGCTTGTACCCACTCAAGTAGCCATTAAAGAAACGGCGCGCCTGATTGTTATTTTAACCGAGCATAAATATTACAAGCATCTTTACCTAGAATTATACCAGGCAACTACCACCCAGGAAGGTAAAATTAAAAACCCTTTACATGCTATTTCTCCTTCTGATTTAATTTGGCTCACGGAAAGTCCAGAAGAAGTAAAGTTTTATTCGGCTATAACTAAGTTTCAAAAGAATTACCACACCGACCCGGCTGAGTCGGATTGGGAAGCCTTGAAAGCTTTGGTTAGAAACCCGTTGGGCTTAAGCTTTTACCTGCATCAACCCAAAAAAACTGCGGGCGGAATAGAAGCCTCTACTTTAGTGCCGGTGCAACTGCAAAATGCACCCGTAAACCTGGAATTGGATGTAGAAGTAAAAGATCAATTTTACCAGATTACCGGCCACCTTACCATTCAGGAACAAAAAATCAATTTACTCAAGCTATTCGTTAAACACGAGTATTTTATTCAATTAAAAAATAACCTGTACTTGGTTCAGAGTCATGATTTTATTCGGATTATTCAGTTCTTTAAAAAACGGCATCATAAAATCCTAATTCACGAGTCTAAATTTGCGGAGTTCCGGGAAACCATTCTGGCTAACCTGGAAAGTAAAATCCGGATAAATTATTCGTACGTGAAACCGGCCACCGAAAAACAAGTAGTAGACTACGGTTTCGATGAAACGCGCGAATGGCTGATTTACCTGAGCGAGTCGGAGGATTTTATTCTGATTACCCCCGTAATGCGCTACGGCCCTTTGGAAATTCCCATCCATTCTAAAAAGCAGATTTATGCTACGGATGCCCGGGGAAATGCTTTTACTTTGGCGCGCGACGAAGAAGCTGAAAGTAAGCTGATGGCCGCCGTTTTGCAAGAACATCCCTTCTTTTACGAGCAATTACACCTGGATTGTTTTTACCTGCACCGGACGCGCTTTCTGGAGAATGGCTGGTTTTTGGATGCTTTTGATAACTGGCAGCAACAGGGAATTACTATTTTGGGTTTTAAAGAACTTAAAAATAACAACTTAAACCCAAACAAGGCTAAAATAACGATTCTGGTTACGAGTGGAATAAATTGGTTCGATACGGCAGTTGATATCCGGTTTGGGAAACAGAAAGTGCCATTAAAGTACCTGCACCAATCTATCCGGAACAAAAGTAAATTCGTTAAACTCGACGATGGCAGCCAAGGCATTATTCCCGAAGAATGGATTACCCGGATTGCCTCGTATTTTGAAGCCGGCGAATTTGTGGGTGAACAAATACGTACGCCTAAAATCAACTTTTCAGGCCTTACCGAGTTGTACGAAACCGAAGTGCTAAGCCAGGAAGTACGCACCGAAATAGCGTATTTCCACGAGCAGTTAGCTCATTTTGAAGCCATCCCGGAGGTGGACGTACCTTTTGGTTTACAAGCCACTTTGCGCGATTACCAAAAAGAAGGCTTAAAATGGTTGAATTTCCTGGATCAATTTAACTTTGGGGGTTGCCTGGCCGATGATATGGGTTTAGGTAAAACCATTCAGGTATTGGCTTTTATTCTGTTGCAACGCGAAAAAAGTAAATTTAATACCAATATGGTGGTGGTACCTACGTCTTTATTGTTTAACTGGCAGGAAGAAGTAAATAAGTTTGCCCCTTCTTTAAAAATTTTAATTGTTCATGGCTCCAATCGGGTAATAAACCTAAAAGAACTGGATCAATACGAAATAGTACTTACTTCTTACGGTACCTTGTTGTCGGATGTCCGGTTGTTAAAAGAGTACAATTTTAATTACATTTTTCTCGACGAATCGCAGAATATTAAAAATCCCGAATCGCAACGTTATAAGGCAGTACGATTGCTGCAATCACGGAACAAAGTAGTACTCACGGGTACGCCCATCGAAAACAATACTTTCGATTTGTACGGCCAGCTTTCGTTTGCTTGCCCCGGTTTATTGGGAAATAAACGATATTTCCGGGATCATTATTCTACCCCGATTGATAAGTTTAAAAATAGCCGTCGGGCAGCTGAATTGCAGCGAAAGGTAAGTCCGTTTATTTTAAGGCGCACTAAAGAGCAGGTCGCCCAGGAACTGCCCGATAAAACTGAAATGATTATTTATTGCCAAATGGGTCTGGAGCAACGCCGCGTGTACGAAGCAGCCGAGAGGGAAATCCGGGATTATATTTCGGCGCAGGACGAGGGTGAAATTAAGAAGAACAGCATGCACGTGTTGCGCGGGCTTACTAAACTGCGTCAGATTTGCAATTCGCCGGCCTTGCTCTCTACAGGTGATTATAACGTTAATGCTTCCGCTAAAATTGAAACCTTATTAGAGCAAATCGAAGGCAAAGCCCCTCATCATAAAATTTTGGTATTTTCTCAATTTGTTTCCATGCTGGAATTAATTCAAAAAGAATTAATAACCCGCAATATACCTTTTACTATACTTACCGGCCAAACTAGGGATCGGTCGGGAGTAGTAAATTCGTTCCAGCACAATGATAACATCCGGGTATTTTTAATCAGTTTAAAAGCGGGTGGCACCGGCCTTAACTTAACCCGCGCCGATTACGTGTACCTGGTAGATCCGTGGTGGAACCCCGCCGTAGAAAACCAAGCAATCGACCGTACTTACCGCATCGGGCAAAACAAAAACGTAGTAGCCGTACGCTTAATTTGCCCCGACACCGTGGAGGGAAAAATCAGAACCCTACAAGAAACCAAAAAAGAATTGGTACAAGAAGTAATTAAAACCGATAATACCCTGCTAAAATCTTTGACTAAACAGGATTTGCTTGGATTGTTTGGTTGATGGATACCAAATTATCGTGCTGTTATGCGTAGTGTTCGCGAAAGGGATCACTACGCATATAGGGTCAGCCAATCTCCTGATTGGCGTTTAACCAGTAAACAGATGCTATTCTACGCCAATCAGGAGATTGGCTGTCCGGAAAGTGCTTAGAGCGCTTAGCGCTAACTCTAAGCACAACAGAACCAACTCAAATATTATCAATTTCTAGGTGATTATATAAATAAGAAAGTGAATTCGAGCAATAAAATTTACTTTTTATCCTGAGTCTTCGTTTATCTACTCGCCGGGGTGATACGTTTTCTCGGCGTGTTTTTCTACGTCTTCTTTGTAAAACAGCACATCTTTAAATTGACCTTTAGTGTACATGAGTGCCTGATCGTTGAAATGCTTGGAAGCAGGATCGCCGCTGTTACCGCCCGCTAGTAAAGATTTAGCTTTTATTTTTTTGCCAAATTCTACGGCGCATACAAAGCTGTTGCCGTTGTAACCGTAGCGTTTATTAGTGCCCGGATAAGTGCGGCTAACGAATGAAGGCAAACATCCCCAGGTAGAAGGTGCAAAACCACTGGGCAGGCTAGGCTGGGTATCATCAAATTTTTGATCTATATCACCTGAAAGGCGTTGGTAACGGTTTATGTCCCCCCAGGCAATCTGCCACTTCCCGAACTTACTTTGTAGTTCCAGTTTTACTTCCAGCAACGGGGCTAATAACTGATCGGCGGTAGCGGTTTCTGCAAATTTCTCCGTTTTTTGTACCTGGTCAGCGTCGCCTTGATCAATGTAAACTTGCCGGATGGCCGGACTTAGTTTCTGCGCCCATTCAATAGCCAGAGTAGTAGCCACGGATGTTTCAGAAGAATTGCGGTCCCATTCGGTTAGTATTTTAATAGGTCCGGCCAGAGGTTGGTACGTGGCAGTGGCTTTATTGGCATTGTAGGCTTTTAGTAAGGCGGGCAGCAGCACATCGAAAGCCGCCAGGTGGGTGTTGTAGGCATCAGCAATTACTTTTTCTAAAGTATATTTACCACTGTTATTAAAAATTTTCACCGCATTAATTCCCCTGAAATTTTCCCCATCGGGTGCCATGTAAGCCGGGTATTTTTCTTTTTTCGGGCTGCTGGTCCCTGAAGCGGTAAAAGGAGTGGAGTTGCAATTCTGAATCCAGCCGCTAGCTGGGTTATACAGGTGCACTGATTCGTCTACTTTGTGTAGCCCCTTCCATTCGGTAGCGGCTAAGCTGCCATCTACGGGTTTCGACCAATCGAGCTTAGTGTCTCTTACCGGAATAAAATTACCGTGCCAGTAAGCAATGTTGCCTTTATCATCGGCGTAAACGGTATTGTTAGAGGTGTTGGCCTTTAAATCCATTGCTTTTTTGTACTCCTCAAAACTTTGCACTTTAGTACGTTGCCAGCTTTGGACTAAACTAACCATAGACCGGTTATATGATTTTAAGCTAATCCATTTGCCATTCCGTTGCGTCATTATTGGGCCATGATGGGTGTAATAAGTATTAATTGTTTTAGTTTTTAAGGCAGCACCATCTAAGTAACGGATACTTATCTTTTTTTGGGTAACTGGCTTTAAGTCGTTGTTAAATTGGTAAAATAAGGCTTTGTTTTTCTTTACTATTTTTTCTTCGTACAGGTCGGCTACGTCGGTGTTGCCGGAAGTATGCATCCAGCCGCAGTGTTCGTTAAATCCCTGGTATACAAAAAACTGACCCCAGGTAACCGCTCCGTATGCATTTAAGCCTTCTTTACTTTGTACCTGTACTTCGGGCCTGAAATAAAACGTAACGTGGGGGTTGATGTACAGAATAGCATTACCCGATTCGGTTTTGGCCGGTGCAAAAGCAAATCCGTTGGAGCCGCTCGGTAACTCTGCTTTTTTTGGAATAGCACTCGAAAAATTCGGAAAGCCGGTATAAAAATTCTTTAACTCGGTAACCGTAACATCAGCGGTATTAATAGCCCCAATGCTGCCGTCGGTCCAGAGTAAGGGGTACCAAGGTTTAAAGCGGTACAGCAAAGCCGGTTTTACCTTCGGATTTTTGTACAAGTAATAATTAATGCCATCGGCGTAAGCGTTTAATAATTTTTTGAGCCAGGGCTCGGCTTTGTTGTAATCAGCAATAGCATCCGTAGAATCAATAAGCAAGCGAATGAGCAAAT
Proteins encoded in this region:
- a CDS encoding Sec-independent protein translocase subunit TatA/TatB, encoding MATVFLFLGDVGGSELMVILLVVLVFFGAKRIPELARGLGKGIREFKDATNGIKNEIENTVEKDRKEQL
- a CDS encoding cold-shock protein, with the translated sequence MGRSQETFNKKENEKKKQKKRQDKEEKREERKANASKGQSLDSMIAYVDEFGNFSSTPPDPKSKKDIALEDIRIGVPKQEDIPVETTRQGVVSFFNESKGYGFIKDQQTQESIFVHQNGLVDAIKENNMVTFEVESTPKGLTAVNVKKAVK
- a CDS encoding gluconate 2-dehydrogenase subunit 3 family protein; translation: MNRREALSKVALIVGGTVIGGEAFAAGLHLNQNAHPSSLFTPEDEKILHEIGGIILPAINGKPGANDANIGPFMAMMVSDCYREDQQKVFTAGLHRIKIDFKTAYGKNFLEGDTKSQLEYLKKLDAEQRANTLETKPGRREYLTVDGPPVHFFTMMRQLTILGFCTSEIGATKALRYVEAPGRYDGNVPYQKGQGAWAT
- a CDS encoding GMC oxidoreductase, yielding MATQTYDAIVIGSGVSGGWAAKELTEKGLKVLMLERGHNVVHVKDYVNATRTPWDNKYRGYMPQQAIMEAAIAAKDKSVYSPGKFSVSTEVEGAPYTQTKPFNWYRSYNVGGRSLMWGRQSYRFSEMDFEGNAKEGIAIDWPIRYKDLAPWYSYVEKFAGISGNKDNLPQLPDGEFMPPIKLNCVEQDISTKITAHFKGKRTMISGRTANLTQPLGDRNCLSRSKCALGCPYGGYFSTQSSTLPAAMKTGRLTLRPLSIVTRILYDRDKKKATGVEIIDAESNQTYQFKSKIVFVCASTLNSTWLLMNSATEVWPGGLGSSSDQLGYNLMDHHLGVRVSGEAEGFEDKYVYGRNPSGIYVPRFRNINGEKSEFLRGYGYQGSASRGNWTRNVAEYSIGADLMEAITEPGNWTFGMGAFGEMLPYRENKVTLNIKDVDKWGLPTLTIDCELKENERKMRLDMLEAGKEILEAAGLKNVNGNDPGYKPGGAIHEVGTARMGHDPKTSVLNKFNQIWDAKNVFVTDGSCFTSSACQNPSLTFMAITARAADFAVSELKKQNI
- a CDS encoding DEAD/DEAH box helicase — translated: MREKEQIVKNQEKNKTPTTDYILEGTSITTITYKDIVKHSAPEVLATIGSSYEVYPTFLTLNHGAFTFSGRTEAIPEVKVVQYPETIWLSCPCAAPKISLCAHQAQVLQALTIRPELRAFFDVQLRREKIKPTARDYGLADAENLDEYFELEYSNKTLTVTPRQKELLPVNAETKAYLAEALLPAPKLLVPTQVAIKETARLIVILTEHKYYKHLYLELYQATTTQEGKIKNPLHAISPSDLIWLTESPEEVKFYSAITKFQKNYHTDPAESDWEALKALVRNPLGLSFYLHQPKKTAGGIEASTLVPVQLQNAPVNLELDVEVKDQFYQITGHLTIQEQKINLLKLFVKHEYFIQLKNNLYLVQSHDFIRIIQFFKKRHHKILIHESKFAEFRETILANLESKIRINYSYVKPATEKQVVDYGFDETREWLIYLSESEDFILITPVMRYGPLEIPIHSKKQIYATDARGNAFTLARDEEAESKLMAAVLQEHPFFYEQLHLDCFYLHRTRFLENGWFLDAFDNWQQQGITILGFKELKNNNLNPNKAKITILVTSGINWFDTAVDIRFGKQKVPLKYLHQSIRNKSKFVKLDDGSQGIIPEEWITRIASYFEAGEFVGEQIRTPKINFSGLTELYETEVLSQEVRTEIAYFHEQLAHFEAIPEVDVPFGLQATLRDYQKEGLKWLNFLDQFNFGGCLADDMGLGKTIQVLAFILLQREKSKFNTNMVVVPTSLLFNWQEEVNKFAPSLKILIVHGSNRVINLKELDQYEIVLTSYGTLLSDVRLLKEYNFNYIFLDESQNIKNPESQRYKAVRLLQSRNKVVLTGTPIENNTFDLYGQLSFACPGLLGNKRYFRDHYSTPIDKFKNSRRAAELQRKVSPFILRRTKEQVAQELPDKTEMIIYCQMGLEQRRVYEAAEREIRDYISAQDEGEIKKNSMHVLRGLTKLRQICNSPALLSTGDYNVNASAKIETLLEQIEGKAPHHKILVFSQFVSMLELIQKELITRNIPFTILTGQTRDRSGVVNSFQHNDNIRVFLISLKAGGTGLNLTRADYVYLVDPWWNPAVENQAIDRTYRIGQNKNVVAVRLICPDTVEGKIRTLQETKKELVQEVIKTDNTLLKSLTKQDLLGLFG
- a CDS encoding penicillin acylase family protein, whose product is MKNLLFLLFLPLPLLAQKFTPTEINRWQQQAKQATIIRDNYGVPHIYGNTDADAVFGLLYAQCEDDFKRVEMNYIEKLGRMAEVKGEPELYKDLLIRLLIDSTDAIADYNKAEPWLKKLLNAYADGINYYLYKNPKVKPALLYRFKPWYPLLWTDGSIGAINTADVTVTELKNFYTGFPNFSSAIPKKAELPSGSNGFAFAPAKTESGNAILYINPHVTFYFRPEVQVQSKEGLNAYGAVTWGQFFVYQGFNEHCGWMHTSGNTDVADLYEEKIVKKNKALFYQFNNDLKPVTQKKISIRYLDGAALKTKTINTYYTHHGPIMTQRNGKWISLKSYNRSMVSLVQSWQRTKVQSFEEYKKAMDLKANTSNNTVYADDKGNIAYWHGNFIPVRDTKLDWSKPVDGSLAATEWKGLHKVDESVHLYNPASGWIQNCNSTPFTASGTSSPKKEKYPAYMAPDGENFRGINAVKIFNNSGKYTLEKVIADAYNTHLAAFDVLLPALLKAYNANKATATYQPLAGPIKILTEWDRNSSETSVATTLAIEWAQKLSPAIRQVYIDQGDADQVQKTEKFAETATADQLLAPLLEVKLELQSKFGKWQIAWGDINRYQRLSGDIDQKFDDTQPSLPSGFAPSTWGCLPSFVSRTYPGTNKRYGYNGNSFVCAVEFGKKIKAKSLLAGGNSGDPASKHFNDQALMYTKGQFKDVLFYKEDVEKHAEKTYHPGE